In Centropristis striata isolate RG_2023a ecotype Rhode Island chromosome 5, C.striata_1.0, whole genome shotgun sequence, a single genomic region encodes these proteins:
- the LOC131972358 gene encoding vasopressin V2 receptor-like has product MSVSTVTDSYPSVSWSGVSVTPAGTNATFWERDAVLAAAEVVVLTVILVMALLGNGLVLVVLLRRRRHHNPLHQFMLNLCVADLVVALFQVLPQLVWDAKGRFAGPDFLCRLVKYLQVLGMFASSYMIVAMTMDRHYAICCPLQAHRSGATQRWNSFILLAWGLSLLLSLPQVFIFSRSEVAPGVYECWGNFAESWGLKAYVTWMTVAVFILPVLVITVCQVRIFKEIHTNLYLKSERRLSPASLPPSRRDSQRGGVGGGGGGRGRSSLSLYVSPLVFNNPGSDTSFDPGSIYQHLPMGPLRSHSIPSHCDIHTYTAVHPAELQPDVLPGPAAPPAVCCPPPKAPAARGGEVSAAMSKTVRMTLVIVLVYSLCWAPFFSVQLWAAWDPNPPQNGAVFTLLMLLASLNSCTNPWIYSAFSSSVSPELRLLLLCRSASQRRGSLPSDSTTTHTSNY; this is encoded by the exons ATGTCGGTCTCCACGGTAACAGACTCGTACCCGTCCGTCAGCTGGTCGGGGGTCTCCGTGACCCCGGCAGGTACGAACGCCACATTCTGGGAGCGCGACGCCGTGCTGGCGGCAGCCGAGGTGGTGGTGCTGACGGTGATCCTGGTGATGGCGTTGCTAGGTAACgggctggtgctggtggtgctgctgaGGCGGAGACGACACCACAACCCGCTGCACCAGTTCATGCTCAACCTCTGCGTGGCCGACCTGGTGGTGGCGCTGTTCCAG gTGTTGCCGCAGCTGGTGTGGGACGCTAAAGGCCGCTTTGCCGGCCCGGACTTCCTGTGTCGCCTGGTGAAATACCTGCAGGTCCTCGGGATGTTTGCCTCCTCCTACATGATCGTAGCCATGACGATGGACCGGCACTACGCCATCTGCTGCCCCCTGCAGGCGCACCGCAGCGGGGCCACGCAGCGCTGGAACAGCTTCATCCTGCTGGCCTGGGGCCTGTCGCTGCTGCTCAGCCTGCCACAG GTGTTCATCTTCTCTCGTTCAGAAGTGGCTCCGGGTGTCTACGAGTGTTGGGGGAACTTCGCCGAGTCCTGGGGCCTCAAGGCCTACGTGACCTGGATGACCGTGGCCGTCTTCATCCTCCCCGTCCTCGTCATCACCGTCTGCCAG GTGCGAATCTTTAAGGAGATCCACACGAATCTGTACTTGAAATCAGAGCGCCGCCTGTCCCCCGCCTCCCTGCCCCCCTCCAGACGGGACAGCCagagaggaggagtaggaggaggaggaggcggcagagggaggtccagtctctctCTGTATGTTTCACCGCTCGTGTTCAACAACCCCGGGAGTGACACCAGCTTTGACCCTGGATCCATCTATCAGCACCTGCCCATGGGTCCACTCAGGTCCCACAGCATCCCGTCACACTGTGACATTCACACCTACACCGCTGTCCACCCAG CTGAGCTGCAGCCTGACGTGCTGCCAGGCcctgcagcgccccctgctgtctgCTGCCCACCGCCCAAAGCCCCCGCAGCCCGGGGCGGGGAGGTTTCAGCGGCGATGTCTAAGACAGTGAGAATGACGCTGGTCATCGTGCTCGTCTACTCGCTCTGCTGGGCCCCGTTCTTCAGTGTCCAGCTGTGGGCCGCCTGGGACCCCAACCCACCACAGAAcg gtgcagTGTTCACCCTGCTGATGCTTCTGGCCAGTCTGAACTCCTGCACCAACCCCTGGATCTACTCGGCCTTCTCCAGCAGCGTCTCTCCGGAGCTccgactgctgctgctctgccgCAGCGCCTCGCAGCGTCGGGGCTCCTTACCGAGCGActccaccaccacacacacatccaacTACTGA